A single region of the Leisingera thetidis genome encodes:
- the pnp gene encoding polyribonucleotide nucleotidyltransferase — MFNVSKKSMQWGEETLTLETGKVARQADGSVIATLGETSVMANVTFARQQKPGQDFFPLTVHYQEKYYAAGKVPGGFFKREARPTEKETLTARLIDRPIRPLFVPGFKNEVLVMCTVLSHDLVNDPDMVAMIAASAALTLSGAPFMGPIAGCRVGFEGGEYVLNPTVDDMQDLRLNPEQRLDLVVAGTKDAVMMVESEAYELTEAEMLGAVKFAHEQIQPVIDLIISLAEEAAKEPFDFQAPDYSELYEAVKAAGETEMRAAFAISDKQERTAAVAAARDTIKAALTEEQLEDANLGSALKKLEAGILRGDVVKTGKRIDGRKTDEIRDIVSETGLLPRTHGSALFTRGETQGLVVTTLGTGDDEQFIDALHGNFKSNFLLHYNFPPYSVGEVGRVGPPGRREIGHGKLAWRALQAVLPAATDFPYTIRVVSEITESNGSSSMASVCGGSLSMMDAGVPLKAPVAGVAMGLILEDDGSYAILSDILGDEDHLGDMDFKVAGTENGITSLQMDIKVAGITPEIMEKALAQAKDGRIHILGEMAKALTEASEFSVHAPRIETMQIPTDKIREVIGSGGKVIREIVEVSGAKVDINDDGVIKIASPNGEAIKKAYDMIYSIVAEPEEGQIYTGKVVKIVDFGAFVNFFGKRDGLVHVSQIENRRLNHPSDVLKEGQEVKVKLLGFDDRGKVRLSMKIVDQETGEEIAPEKREKAEQD; from the coding sequence ATGTTTAACGTTTCGAAAAAATCGATGCAGTGGGGCGAAGAGACGCTCACACTGGAAACCGGCAAGGTTGCCCGCCAGGCTGATGGCTCCGTGATTGCCACCCTGGGCGAAACCTCGGTCATGGCCAACGTGACCTTTGCCCGTCAGCAGAAGCCCGGCCAGGACTTCTTCCCGCTGACCGTGCACTACCAGGAAAAATACTATGCTGCGGGCAAGGTGCCCGGCGGCTTCTTCAAGCGCGAAGCGCGCCCGACCGAAAAAGAAACCCTGACCGCGCGCCTGATCGACCGTCCGATCCGCCCGCTGTTCGTCCCCGGCTTCAAGAACGAAGTGCTGGTGATGTGCACCGTGCTGAGCCACGACCTGGTCAATGACCCTGACATGGTTGCAATGATTGCAGCCTCGGCGGCGCTGACCCTGTCGGGCGCGCCGTTCATGGGCCCGATCGCAGGCTGCCGCGTTGGCTTCGAGGGCGGCGAGTACGTTCTGAACCCGACCGTCGACGACATGCAGGACCTGCGCCTGAACCCCGAACAGCGTCTGGACCTGGTTGTTGCCGGCACCAAGGACGCCGTGATGATGGTGGAATCGGAAGCTTACGAGCTGACCGAAGCAGAAATGCTGGGTGCGGTGAAATTCGCTCATGAGCAGATCCAGCCGGTGATCGACCTGATCATCTCGCTGGCCGAAGAAGCTGCGAAAGAACCGTTCGATTTCCAGGCGCCGGACTATTCCGAGCTGTATGAAGCGGTCAAGGCGGCTGGCGAAACCGAGATGCGCGCCGCTTTTGCGATCAGCGACAAGCAGGAGCGCACTGCCGCTGTTGCCGCTGCCCGCGACACCATCAAGGCTGCGCTGACCGAAGAGCAGCTGGAAGACGCCAACCTGGGTTCCGCGCTGAAGAAGCTGGAAGCGGGTATTCTGCGCGGCGACGTCGTCAAGACCGGCAAGCGTATCGACGGCCGCAAGACCGACGAGATCCGCGATATCGTGTCCGAAACCGGCCTGCTGCCGCGGACCCACGGCTCTGCCCTGTTCACCCGCGGTGAAACCCAGGGTCTGGTTGTGACCACGCTGGGCACCGGCGACGATGAGCAGTTCATCGACGCTCTGCACGGCAACTTCAAATCGAACTTCCTGCTGCATTACAACTTCCCGCCCTACTCGGTGGGCGAAGTTGGCCGCGTGGGCCCTCCGGGCCGCCGCGAAATCGGCCACGGCAAGCTGGCTTGGCGCGCGCTGCAGGCGGTTCTGCCCGCGGCAACCGACTTCCCCTACACCATCCGCGTTGTCTCCGAGATCACCGAATCGAACGGTTCGTCCTCGATGGCCTCGGTCTGCGGCGGTTCGCTGTCGATGATGGACGCAGGTGTTCCGCTGAAAGCACCGGTTGCCGGCGTTGCAATGGGTCTGATCCTGGAAGACGACGGCTCCTACGCGATCCTGTCCGACATCCTGGGTGACGAAGACCACCTCGGCGACATGGACTTCAAAGTGGCGGGCACCGAAAACGGCATCACCTCGCTTCAGATGGACATCAAGGTCGCAGGCATCACGCCCGAGATCATGGAGAAAGCCCTGGCTCAGGCCAAGGACGGCCGTATCCACATCCTGGGCGAGATGGCGAAAGCCCTGACCGAAGCGTCTGAGTTCTCGGTCCACGCCCCGCGCATCGAGACCATGCAGATCCCGACCGACAAGATCCGTGAAGTGATCGGCTCCGGCGGCAAGGTGATCCGCGAGATCGTCGAAGTGTCCGGCGCCAAGGTCGACATCAACGACGATGGCGTGATCAAGATCGCCAGCCCGAACGGCGAGGCCATCAAGAAGGCCTATGACATGATCTATTCGATCGTGGCAGAGCCGGAAGAAGGCCAGATCTACACCGGCAAGGTCGTGAAAATCGTCGACTTCGGCGCCTTCGTGAACTTCTTCGGCAAGCGCGACGGCCTGGTGCATGTCTCCCAGATCGAAAACCGCCGCCTGAACCATCCTTCGGACGTTCTGAAGGAAGGTCAGGAAGTGAAGGTCAAGCTGCTGGGCTTTGACGACCGCGGCAAGGTCCGCCTGTCGATGAAGATCGTCGATCAGGAAACCGGCGAAGAAATCGCGCCGGAAAAGAGAGAAAAGGCTGAGCAGGACTGA
- a CDS encoding glycosyltransferase family 2 protein, translating into MNSRISIVTVTYNSSVIVESLLHSIPSGVPVILVDNASRDADRTRALAEAHGAQFIANSENLGFGRACNQGAALAATEFLFFVNPDAALFEDTLEHLLAAADAHPGASAFNTRIVKGDGSLFFKRRSKLIPKSLWLDRDAAKQDGEVPVLSGGALLVRKAAFDQVGGFDPKIFLFHEDDDLSLRLKDQCGPLRYVYSAQVRHLLGHATERSARTAALKAWYMGQSRVYGARKHGLPFGFLRALGEAVLQLISPLNLLSARKRAKNWYYFRAVLSSPGQQAADRLPPWQTS; encoded by the coding sequence TTGAATTCCCGTATTTCCATTGTCACGGTCACCTATAATTCCTCGGTGATTGTTGAGAGCCTGCTGCACTCCATCCCGTCAGGGGTTCCCGTCATCCTGGTCGACAACGCATCCAGGGACGCAGACCGGACCCGGGCGCTGGCCGAGGCGCATGGCGCGCAGTTCATTGCCAATTCCGAAAACCTGGGCTTTGGCCGTGCTTGCAATCAGGGCGCCGCGCTGGCCGCTACAGAGTTCCTGTTCTTCGTGAACCCCGATGCGGCGCTGTTCGAGGACACGCTGGAGCACCTGCTGGCCGCCGCCGATGCCCACCCCGGCGCTTCCGCTTTCAACACCCGTATTGTCAAGGGCGACGGCTCCTTGTTCTTCAAACGCCGCAGCAAGCTGATCCCGAAATCGCTCTGGCTGGACCGCGACGCTGCCAAGCAGGACGGCGAGGTGCCGGTGCTGTCCGGCGGCGCGCTCCTGGTGCGCAAAGCGGCATTCGATCAGGTTGGTGGCTTTGATCCGAAGATCTTTCTGTTCCACGAAGATGACGACCTCAGTCTGCGCCTGAAGGATCAATGCGGCCCGCTGCGCTATGTCTATAGCGCGCAGGTTAGGCATCTGCTGGGCCATGCCACCGAACGCTCCGCCAGGACGGCGGCACTCAAGGCCTGGTACATGGGCCAGTCTCGCGTCTATGGTGCGCGCAAGCATGGCTTGCCGTTTGGTTTCCTGCGCGCCTTGGGGGAGGCTGTGCTGCAGCTGATCTCACCACTGAACCTTCTGTCGGCGCGCAAACGCGCCAAGAACTGGTATTATTTCCGCGCCGTCCTCAGCAGTCCGGGCCAGCAGGCTGCGGACCGCCTGCCGCCATGGCAGACAAGCTGA
- a CDS encoding rhamnan synthesis F family protein, protein MKRPPLWKITRELKRPLQQIAQLPSRLGSLLLGRWYYDAFLARRTRVTKGAIPPGPQPAVYLIFPSQGLLASHVLALRYLTDSGYAPVVVSNIPLSDGDRQRLQEVCWLCIERPNFGYDFGGYRDGLLAARARLDRIDRLVLLNDSSWFPLPGSKDWLAGAQALNVDFAAAACNYGHPRVEAEHFREIRWGYSTASRNFQYCSYALMLSGRLMEDPGFLRFWKRFPLTNNKKFIVRRGETGLTQWVLKHGFSHGAVLKTADLDQRLAQLPRDAVRQIAAETVIFERPSLAALKAELLSQGAPAEDYTAFILTAVAAQGVSYTLPAYLHTHSDLAFLKKSPCWLTEDGSNITLCLASRLEGKAGQCIASEALQLRQSRAPRFASAPGGTQ, encoded by the coding sequence ATGAAACGGCCCCCGCTTTGGAAAATCACCCGCGAGCTGAAGCGCCCGCTGCAGCAGATCGCGCAGTTGCCCAGCCGCTTAGGCTCGCTGCTGCTCGGGCGCTGGTATTATGACGCGTTCCTCGCCCGCAGGACCCGCGTCACCAAAGGTGCCATACCGCCCGGCCCGCAGCCCGCGGTCTATCTGATCTTTCCCAGCCAGGGCCTGCTGGCCTCGCATGTCCTCGCGCTGCGGTATCTGACTGACAGCGGCTATGCTCCGGTTGTGGTCTCCAACATCCCTCTCAGCGATGGCGACCGGCAGCGGCTGCAGGAAGTCTGCTGGCTCTGTATCGAACGCCCCAATTTCGGGTATGATTTCGGAGGCTACCGGGACGGGCTGCTGGCTGCCCGGGCACGGCTCGATCGCATAGACCGCCTGGTGCTGCTCAATGATTCCTCCTGGTTCCCGCTGCCGGGATCCAAGGACTGGCTGGCCGGGGCGCAAGCCCTGAATGTGGATTTTGCCGCCGCCGCCTGCAACTACGGCCACCCGCGGGTGGAAGCCGAACACTTCCGCGAGATCCGCTGGGGCTATTCCACTGCCAGCCGCAATTTCCAGTACTGCTCCTATGCGCTGATGCTCTCGGGGCGGCTGATGGAGGATCCGGGCTTCCTCAGATTCTGGAAGCGTTTCCCGCTGACCAACAACAAGAAGTTCATCGTCCGCCGCGGCGAGACTGGTCTGACCCAATGGGTTCTGAAGCATGGGTTTTCACACGGCGCAGTGCTGAAGACCGCGGATCTGGACCAGCGTCTGGCCCAGCTGCCGCGGGACGCGGTCCGGCAGATTGCGGCAGAGACTGTCATATTTGAGCGCCCCAGCCTGGCTGCCTTGAAAGCGGAGCTGCTGTCGCAGGGGGCCCCGGCCGAGGATTACACCGCTTTCATCCTCACTGCGGTGGCCGCTCAGGGAGTCAGCTATACGTTGCCCGCGTATCTGCACACGCACTCTGACCTTGCATTTCTCAAGAAGTCGCCATGCTGGCTGACCGAGGATGGTTCGAACATCACCCTGTGCCTTGCCTCCCGGCTGGAGGGCAAGGCAGGTCAGTGCATTGCATCCGAGGCGCTGCAACTGCGGCAAAGCCGGGCGCCGCGCTTTGCATCCGCACCGGGCGGAACGCAGTAA
- a CDS encoding peroxiredoxin: MGLRINDTVPDFTAETDQGSITFHDWIGDSWAILFSHPKDFTPVCTTEFSAVAQLSDEWAKRNTKVIGVSVDGVEDHKKWKKDIEAYGNAAPGFPIIADDGLAVSKAFDMLPAEAYLPDGRTPADSATVRSVFIIGPDKQLKLNMTYPMTVGRNFAEILRALDGLQMTAKGVATPANWVPGEDVIIPPAVSNEEAKAKFGEFETIFPYLRKVKAPE; this comes from the coding sequence ATGGGTTTGCGCATTAACGACACGGTCCCGGATTTTACTGCGGAAACGGATCAGGGCTCCATCACCTTCCATGACTGGATCGGCGACAGCTGGGCGATTCTGTTCTCTCACCCCAAGGACTTCACACCGGTCTGCACCACCGAGTTTTCCGCTGTGGCGCAGCTGAGCGATGAATGGGCCAAGCGCAACACCAAGGTGATCGGCGTTTCCGTTGACGGTGTTGAGGACCACAAGAAGTGGAAGAAGGACATCGAAGCATACGGCAATGCCGCGCCGGGCTTCCCGATCATCGCCGATGACGGGCTGGCGGTCTCCAAAGCCTTCGACATGCTGCCTGCCGAAGCCTATCTGCCCGACGGGCGCACCCCCGCGGACAGCGCCACTGTGCGCTCGGTCTTCATCATCGGCCCGGACAAGCAGTTGAAGCTGAACATGACCTACCCGATGACCGTCGGCCGCAACTTTGCCGAAATCCTGCGGGCGCTGGACGGGCTGCAGATGACGGCCAAGGGCGTTGCCACCCCCGCGAACTGGGTGCCGGGCGAGGACGTGATTATTCCACCTGCGGTTTCCAACGAGGAGGCCAAGGCGAAGTTCGGAGAGTTCGAGACCATCTTCCCCTATCTGCGCAAAGTCAAAGCGCCGGAATAA